The following are encoded together in the Bacillota bacterium genome:
- a CDS encoding glycosyltransferase produces MHNGDLFWLAIAGMLISLLLGLYAFWRPRGCQCCHLTWSTTTLVMAVRNQEEIIEGVMRAIANFYHQETPAFDLIVVDRGSTDRTLDILRRIHRHWEGFTLLTEEQVNPTEIPLGLARRYGRGRRLCYLELDRPRPVEMVVRAVEGVLGGEAEVDEELVKVFYLMRTNVLDRTEQDVVK; encoded by the coding sequence ATTTGTTCTGGCTGGCCATCGCTGGGATGCTGATCTCCCTGCTGCTTGGCCTTTATGCGTTTTGGCGGCCGCGCGGTTGCCAGTGCTGTCATTTGACGTGGTCGACGACTACGCTGGTGATGGCGGTGCGGAATCAGGAAGAGATTATCGAGGGAGTGATGCGGGCGATCGCCAATTTTTATCACCAGGAGACGCCTGCTTTCGATCTGATCGTTGTTGACCGGGGCTCAACTGACCGGACCCTGGATATATTACGGCGGATCCACCGCCACTGGGAGGGTTTCACTTTGCTGACCGAGGAACAGGTGAATCCGACAGAGATTCCGCTGGGCCTGGCGCGCCGCTATGGACGGGGGCGGCGCCTCTGCTACCTGGAGCTGGACCGACCGCGCCCGGTGGAGATGGTGGTCCGGGCGGTGGAGGGTGTGCTGGGCGGTGAGGCGGAAGTGGATGAGGAGCTGGTCAAAGTTTTTTACCTGATGCGAACAAATGTTCTTGACCGGACTGAGCAGGATGTGGTAAAATAA